The Acidobacteriota bacterium genome has a segment encoding these proteins:
- a CDS encoding DUF4785 family protein, whose protein sequence is MKLKQGSLQLVFAAGLVLALTLSAGAQPAGQSGIAPAPVDRLLTSPGDVVSGSLVAPPESVAGPAIARDPVAFSWPLPADQALTEPTPFVAQSREYWRVTDAQGLAAGVELPIASAGALIRLNPAADAAWSEQVAIDPSQLVISRGGESFTQGEAMELLVSAEQMTAADAPFPAGTTAFRLSKDLGAGTITLQAPGLTGAKGIYVVHVLEPASSVVASVSADRVNYFHGDSLAVTLRLDGASAESVRGEVISPAGRTFPLSFAAGPAGHRAQLALDALEAPAEGLWQAEVWTVGRAGDLAVERAARTAFQVTVPTARLSGAVEIGGKSGEGFRNLTAKVGVETVAAGRYEVRGVLYGTDAAGQLRPMGTAHSADWLEAGEGTLKLRFHRRVFAESDFGAPFEVRDLQLLDQGRMGLLEERQRAFVVSR, encoded by the coding sequence ATGAAACTCAAGCAAGGAAGTCTCCAGCTCGTGTTCGCCGCCGGCCTGGTGCTGGCCCTCACCCTCTCCGCGGGCGCCCAGCCCGCCGGCCAGAGCGGCATCGCTCCGGCGCCGGTGGACCGTCTGCTCACCTCGCCCGGGGACGTAGTCTCCGGCAGCCTGGTCGCACCGCCGGAGTCCGTCGCCGGGCCGGCCATCGCCCGCGATCCGGTGGCCTTCAGCTGGCCGCTGCCGGCGGACCAGGCTCTCACCGAACCGACCCCCTTCGTGGCTCAGAGCCGTGAGTATTGGCGGGTCACCGACGCCCAGGGCCTGGCCGCCGGCGTCGAGTTGCCCATCGCCAGCGCCGGCGCGCTCATCCGCCTCAACCCCGCCGCCGATGCGGCGTGGTCCGAGCAAGTGGCCATCGATCCCAGCCAGCTGGTGATCTCCCGGGGTGGTGAGTCCTTCACCCAAGGGGAGGCCATGGAGCTGCTGGTGAGCGCCGAGCAGATGACCGCCGCCGACGCCCCGTTCCCCGCGGGTACCACCGCCTTCCGACTGAGCAAGGACCTGGGCGCTGGCACCATCACCCTGCAGGCTCCCGGCCTGACCGGGGCCAAGGGCATCTACGTGGTGCACGTGCTCGAGCCCGCCAGCAGCGTGGTGGCCTCGGTTTCGGCGGATCGGGTCAACTACTTCCACGGTGACTCGCTGGCGGTAACCCTGCGGCTCGACGGCGCCAGCGCTGAGAGCGTCCGCGGCGAGGTCATTTCGCCGGCGGGGCGCACCTTCCCGCTGAGCTTCGCTGCCGGCCCCGCCGGTCATCGTGCCCAGCTCGCCCTCGACGCCTTGGAGGCGCCGGCGGAGGGGCTGTGGCAGGCGGAGGTTTGGACCGTCGGCCGCGCCGGCGATCTGGCGGTGGAACGCGCCGCGCGCACCGCCTTCCAGGTCACCGTACCCACCGCCCGCCTGAGCGGCGCGGTGGAGATCGGCGGCAAGAGCGGAGAAGGCTTCCGCAACCTCACCGCCAAGGTCGGGGTGGAGACCGTCGCCGCCGGCCGCTATGAGGTCCGCGGAGTGCTCTACGGCACCGACGCTGCCGGACAGCTGCGCCCCATGGGCACCGCCCATAGCGCGGACTGGCTGGAGGCTGGAGAGGGTACCCTCAAGCTGCGCTTCCATCGCCGGGTCTTCGCCGAGAGCGATTTCGGTGCACCCTTCGAGGTGCGGGATCTGCAACTGCTGGATCAGGGCCGCATGGGACTGCTGGAAGAGCGCCAGCGCGCCTTCGTCGTCAGCCGCTGA
- a CDS encoding dolichyl-phosphate beta-glucosyltransferase: MAAAPAFRRPPPPSLRAMSPPTPHLTVVVPMYNEARRLAGPLQRLRDFAAASPRPVELLFVDDGSTDGTAERVEEFLRSQEALEESSWRLLRGEANRGKGHAVRRGMLAARGERILFTDVDLSTPLSDLPKLSGALESSVAVAIGSRALAQSEILRSQPLYRSLGGKGVNLFVRALAVPGVHDTQCGFKLFTRSAAQEIFRRARLDGFSFDIEALYLARSLGYRVAEIPVTWSDVPGSKVSPLADGLRLLGDLVRIRWWGLRGRYRA; this comes from the coding sequence ATGGCCGCCGCACCGGCGTTCCGCCGGCCGCCGCCCCCATCTCTACGCGCCATGAGCCCTCCCACTCCGCATCTGACCGTCGTTGTACCCATGTACAACGAGGCCCGCCGCCTCGCCGGCCCCCTGCAGCGTCTGCGGGATTTCGCAGCTGCGAGCCCGCGACCGGTGGAGTTGCTCTTCGTCGACGACGGCAGCACCGACGGCACGGCGGAGCGGGTGGAGGAGTTTCTGCGCTCCCAGGAAGCCTTGGAGGAGAGTAGCTGGCGCCTGCTGCGCGGTGAGGCGAACCGTGGCAAGGGCCACGCCGTGCGCCGCGGCATGCTCGCGGCCCGGGGGGAGCGGATTCTGTTCACCGACGTCGATCTGTCGACCCCGCTTTCGGACCTCCCCAAGCTCAGTGGTGCCCTCGAAAGTAGCGTCGCGGTGGCCATCGGCTCCCGGGCTCTCGCCCAGTCGGAGATCCTGCGCTCCCAACCCCTCTACCGCAGCCTCGGCGGCAAGGGCGTCAACCTCTTCGTCCGCGCCCTGGCGGTACCAGGCGTCCACGACACCCAATGCGGTTTCAAGCTCTTCACCCGCTCTGCCGCCCAAGAAATCTTCCGCCGCGCTCGCCTGGACGGCTTCTCCTTCGACATCGAGGCTCTCTACCTCGCCCGCTCCCTGGGCTACCGCGTCGCCGAGATCCCGGTGACCTGGAGCGACGTCCCCGGCTCCAAGGTCTCCCCCCTGGCGGACGGCCTGCGTCTGCTGGGGGATCTGGTGCGCATCCGGTGGTGGGGGCTGCGGGGCCGGTACCGAGCCTAG